A genomic stretch from Bdellovibrionales bacterium includes:
- a CDS encoding polysaccharide deacetylase family protein, protein MRILHLLSQMQPTGAEAYAITLANWLTDHGHDVHIISDRIHVKTRQPYTPMAVHSNKTHTRLRSTFLLRKFLKEKQIQVIHCHSRAAARLAYWATRGTNVAVVSTIHGRQPVSLSKKLLDIYGEKSICICENLTTKLSTKLGMSERKMRLVRNPVDSQKLSFVETLATRPRMAWVGRFTGPKGERAREFIKHSLPEILKHFPDLQIEVIGGNPQLLGDETMQRVFALQEKYPKRLHVHTHLDNLDEELGKFQLVMGAGRVAISSLMRGIPTYAIGEYNAEGLVTKESLDRAMASNFGDIGADGKATTPIDFTKLTAEVIQFLKSPESLTSAERHGIREVVVRNFDQESVCRKILNTYKSAYFLKNHSQHIPVLMYHKVPDETLQTQHRIFVTKETFKSHLQFFKERGFTTLHFKDLEDFRSGKKDFKQFPKKPLILTFDDGYVDNLTNAAPLLKEFGMKAVIFLLADHTLEANSWDNDGKEPMQPLMNLEQKKQLLNYGYEIGSHGFRHRKITEMTEAEARAELQESKKALEQDFGNIGTYAFTYGITSPRAAELAEEAGYSFAVNTDTGGLHHEENPFAIFRINIFPEDGPAQLRKKTSAWYRKYFFLKRGR, encoded by the coding sequence ATGCGCATTCTTCACTTGCTATCACAGATGCAACCAACCGGGGCGGAAGCCTACGCCATCACCCTAGCCAATTGGCTAACGGATCATGGCCATGACGTGCACATTATCTCGGATCGCATTCACGTAAAAACTCGCCAGCCCTATACGCCGATGGCGGTTCATAGCAATAAAACCCACACACGCCTCCGCAGCACATTTTTACTGCGTAAGTTTTTAAAAGAAAAACAGATCCAAGTAATCCACTGCCATTCGCGTGCGGCGGCACGCCTTGCCTACTGGGCGACACGAGGGACGAATGTCGCTGTCGTTTCGACAATTCATGGCCGTCAACCAGTGTCTTTGTCGAAAAAACTTCTCGATATCTACGGTGAAAAGAGCATTTGCATCTGCGAAAACCTCACGACCAAACTTTCAACAAAGCTCGGTATGAGCGAAAGAAAAATGCGTTTGGTCCGTAACCCCGTGGACTCTCAAAAGCTTTCTTTTGTCGAGACGCTCGCAACCCGACCGCGCATGGCCTGGGTGGGACGTTTCACGGGCCCCAAAGGAGAACGCGCCCGAGAATTCATCAAGCACAGCCTGCCTGAAATTTTAAAGCACTTTCCGGATCTTCAGATTGAGGTCATCGGCGGCAATCCTCAGCTTTTAGGCGACGAAACAATGCAAAGAGTGTTCGCTCTTCAAGAGAAATATCCCAAGCGCCTGCATGTCCACACCCACCTCGACAATCTCGATGAGGAACTCGGCAAGTTCCAGCTTGTAATGGGCGCGGGCCGTGTTGCTATTAGTTCCCTGATGCGCGGGATTCCGACCTATGCCATCGGCGAATACAATGCCGAGGGGCTTGTTACGAAGGAAAGCCTTGATCGCGCGATGGCAAGTAATTTTGGCGATATTGGTGCTGACGGCAAAGCGACGACGCCGATTGATTTTACAAAACTCACTGCCGAGGTGATTCAGTTTTTAAAAAGTCCCGAGAGTCTCACCTCTGCCGAACGCCATGGAATCCGCGAAGTAGTTGTTCGTAATTTTGATCAAGAAAGTGTTTGCCGTAAAATCTTGAACACCTACAAATCGGCATATTTCCTCAAAAACCATTCGCAACACATCCCAGTTCTTATGTATCACAAAGTGCCGGATGAGACGTTACAAACTCAGCATCGTATTTTTGTGACGAAAGAAACTTTCAAGTCGCACTTGCAGTTCTTTAAAGAGCGGGGTTTTACAACACTCCATTTTAAAGACCTCGAAGACTTCCGCTCAGGCAAAAAAGACTTTAAGCAATTCCCTAAGAAACCGCTGATTCTGACCTTTGACGATGGTTATGTGGATAACCTCACCAATGCAGCACCTCTTTTAAAAGAGTTCGGCATGAAGGCCGTGATTTTCCTGTTGGCGGATCATACGCTCGAAGCCAACTCCTGGGACAATGACGGCAAAGAGCCAATGCAGCCTCTTATGAACCTCGAACAGAAAAAGCAGCTCTTAAACTACGGTTACGAGATTGGCTCCCATGGATTCCGCCACCGCAAGATCACTGAGATGACGGAGGCCGAAGCCAGAGCCGAGCTGCAAGAGTCTAAAAAGGCGTTAGAACAAGATTTCGGCAACATCGGCACCTATGCTTTCACCTATGGTATTACAAGCCCGCGCGCCGCTGAACTTGCGGAAGAGGCCGGTTATAGCTTTGCCGTCAACACGGACACCGGCGGTCTTCATCATGAAGAAAATCCGTTTGCAATTTTCCGAATCAATATCTTCCCAGAAGACGGCCCAGCCCAACTCCGCAAAAAGACCTCCGCCTGGTATCGAAAGTATTTCTTTTTAAAACGCGGCCGTTAA
- a CDS encoding alpha/beta fold hydrolase: MATKIISGHFQTLLGHLIPSPKLEIIGEKHIIELADGDRLVGFLYKGTSDILVSLYHGLSGDIEADYMQRTAIQYLAMGHSVFLVNHRGAGAGAGLAQNPYHSGRAEDVSEVVRYLRELQPTKKQITAGFSMSGNIILYLLSGQRGEHLPDGAITVNAPINLSSCADLLARGFNRAYDLRFVRRIVQQKALNISPWTTLTQIDDLYTAPRSGFKDRHEYYQTCSSKPHVHKIQKPACVLTAEDDPFIPVQDYREAPWSSSVELKIHPWGGHLGYLSAKKNRLGNHRWLDEYMVESLQNLICRL, encoded by the coding sequence ATGGCGACAAAAATTATCAGCGGCCACTTTCAAACTCTCCTGGGACACTTGATCCCTTCGCCGAAACTCGAGATCATCGGGGAAAAACACATCATAGAACTTGCGGACGGGGATCGCCTGGTTGGCTTTCTTTATAAAGGCACCTCCGATATTCTTGTCAGTCTTTATCATGGTCTTTCCGGTGATATAGAAGCTGATTACATGCAAAGAACGGCGATTCAATACCTGGCAATGGGTCACAGTGTATTTCTTGTGAATCACCGTGGGGCTGGCGCGGGAGCGGGGCTTGCGCAAAATCCTTACCACTCAGGGCGTGCAGAAGATGTTTCTGAAGTGGTTCGCTACTTGCGTGAACTTCAGCCGACAAAGAAGCAGATCACAGCGGGATTTTCAATGAGCGGCAATATCATTCTCTATTTGCTCTCAGGCCAAAGAGGAGAACATCTTCCCGATGGGGCCATCACCGTGAATGCGCCGATCAATTTAAGTTCGTGCGCGGATTTACTCGCAAGAGGCTTCAACCGCGCTTATGATCTTCGTTTTGTGCGCAGAATCGTGCAACAGAAAGCGCTGAATATTTCTCCGTGGACGACGCTGACTCAGATTGATGATCTTTACACGGCTCCGCGCAGTGGATTTAAAGATCGTCATGAGTATTATCAAACGTGCTCGTCCAAGCCCCATGTTCATAAAATTCAAAAACCGGCATGCGTCCTGACGGCGGAAGATGATCCGTTTATTCCAGTACAGGACTATCGTGAGGCGCCGTGGTCTTCGTCGGTAGAGCTCAAGATCCATCCGTGGGGTGGGCATTTGGGATATTTGTCAGCGAAAAAGAACCGTCTCGGCAATCACCGCTGGCTCGATGAGTACATGGTGGAAAGCCTGCAGAATCTCATCTGCAGGCTATGA
- a CDS encoding sulfite exporter TauE/SafE family protein, which produces MYEFILLASSIVAGFLGSLLGLGGGIIIVPTLTLLFHVNIRYAIAASLISIVATSSGAAASYLKDNLTNLRVAVLLEIGTVTGAITGFLIAKKIQSSALFLLFGFFLLFSALMMLRKRGEHLSTNDHPWSQKLGLAGSFPNEKGSVSHYKVENVPLGLTAMYFAGVLSALLGIGSGIFKVLAMDGAMKLPMKVSSATSNFMIGVTATASAGAYLLRGDIRPEIAAPVSVGIIIGSWIGAHLMVKMPASLIRKIFVVVLSIVSIQMIMKGLS; this is translated from the coding sequence ATGTATGAATTTATCCTTCTCGCTTCATCAATAGTTGCTGGATTTTTAGGCTCTTTACTCGGGCTCGGAGGAGGAATTATCATCGTTCCAACTCTGACTCTCTTGTTTCACGTCAATATCAGATACGCGATTGCTGCAAGTCTGATTTCAATTGTTGCCACTTCTTCAGGCGCAGCGGCGAGTTACTTAAAAGACAATCTGACAAACTTACGCGTAGCAGTTTTGCTCGAAATCGGAACAGTCACCGGCGCCATTACAGGTTTCTTGATTGCTAAGAAGATCCAAAGCTCTGCCCTGTTTTTGCTTTTTGGCTTTTTTCTTCTCTTCTCCGCTTTGATGATGCTGCGCAAACGGGGCGAGCATCTTTCCACAAACGATCACCCTTGGTCACAAAAACTAGGGCTTGCCGGAAGCTTTCCCAATGAAAAAGGAAGCGTGAGCCACTACAAAGTCGAGAACGTTCCACTTGGACTTACTGCCATGTATTTTGCCGGGGTTCTTTCCGCGCTGTTGGGAATTGGCAGTGGCATCTTTAAGGTGCTCGCGATGGATGGAGCAATGAAGCTCCCGATGAAGGTATCGTCTGCAACATCAAATTTTATGATCGGCGTCACAGCAACTGCGAGTGCCGGAGCCTATTTACTTCGTGGCGACATTCGACCTGAAATAGCCGCCCCTGTTTCTGTAGGCATCATTATCGGCTCGTGGATCGGCGCTCACCTCATGGTGAAGATGCCAGCAAGCCTCATCCGTAAAATCTTTGTCGTTGTCTTAAGCATTGTTTCGATTCAAATGATCATGAAAGGTCTGTCATGA
- a CDS encoding metallophosphoesterase: MKKIMLLFPLLLLACAHETPQTTKKEYHWTSLSEKGVTANTVRVLKEDQVFQSDKGFEDLVVQKTSQANIKPDEIKKIVFIGDTGCRLKESKYGDSYQNCKDSKEWSYAANMEKIAAEKPDLIIHVGDYHYRENCSEGKVCRNYTDTIGYGWRAWEADFFKPSQAGFAVAPWIFVRGNHEDCKRAWEGYKLLTEQTWKENCIPAEKTEYIQIGDLLLVNLDTASINDRPETPENEAFWEQQFKDIEKVITEKKAKQVWLITHKPVTGLVEDGKGGLDLTNINLQKAFAKTGLKSKIAFMIAGHIHNTQLLQADGFPQQIVVGNSGTSLDNSEELMNRDKILKNKIGGLTIKDFFSDTKSGHSFGYATMTKLPDGNSWELSFKDLDGKTTFTSVKTATPALKIDKKKKKK; encoded by the coding sequence ATGAAAAAAATTATGTTACTTTTTCCTTTGTTGCTTTTGGCGTGTGCCCACGAAACACCCCAAACAACAAAAAAGGAATACCATTGGACGTCCTTGTCTGAAAAAGGTGTGACTGCGAACACGGTCAGAGTCTTAAAAGAGGATCAGGTTTTCCAAAGCGACAAGGGATTTGAAGACCTCGTGGTTCAAAAAACATCACAGGCCAACATTAAACCCGATGAAATTAAAAAAATTGTCTTCATCGGCGATACGGGCTGCCGTTTGAAAGAATCCAAGTATGGCGACAGCTATCAGAACTGCAAAGACAGCAAAGAATGGTCTTACGCTGCTAATATGGAAAAAATCGCAGCCGAAAAACCTGATTTGATTATTCACGTCGGCGATTACCACTATCGTGAAAACTGCAGTGAAGGAAAAGTTTGCCGCAATTACACAGACACGATCGGCTATGGCTGGAGAGCTTGGGAAGCAGATTTCTTTAAACCCTCCCAAGCTGGCTTTGCGGTCGCTCCATGGATTTTTGTTCGCGGCAACCACGAGGACTGCAAACGCGCATGGGAAGGCTATAAGCTTCTCACCGAGCAAACCTGGAAAGAAAACTGTATCCCTGCCGAAAAAACGGAATACATTCAAATCGGCGATTTACTCCTAGTGAACCTCGATACGGCCTCTATTAATGACCGCCCTGAAACTCCAGAGAATGAAGCCTTCTGGGAACAACAATTCAAAGATATCGAAAAGGTCATCACAGAGAAAAAGGCCAAACAAGTATGGTTGATCACTCATAAGCCCGTCACGGGCCTTGTCGAAGACGGCAAAGGGGGGCTTGATTTGACTAATATTAATTTGCAAAAAGCTTTCGCAAAAACAGGACTTAAATCAAAAATCGCGTTCATGATCGCAGGCCACATTCACAACACTCAGCTTTTGCAGGCCGATGGCTTTCCACAGCAGATCGTGGTCGGCAATAGCGGTACATCTCTCGATAACAGCGAAGAACTCATGAATCGCGATAAAATTTTGAAAAACAAAATCGGCGGCCTTACGATTAAAGATTTCTTTAGCGATACGAAGTCGGGCCATAGCTTTGGCTATGCAACGATGACAAAACTGCCTGACGGCAACAGCTGGGAGCTTTCATTTAAGGATCTTGACGGAAAAACCACATTCACTTCAGTCAAGACGGCAACGCCGGCACTCAAAATCGACAAAAAGAAAAAAAAGAAATAG
- a CDS encoding DUF4337 domain-containing protein, with protein sequence MEEIEVPTEHLHEEMGEHAAHSKDKWISQVALSSALIAVFAAISALLAGHHSNEAMIEQIKASDQWAYYQAKGVKSSLLSAKTEILSELGKTPKEADLHKAEEYKKQQEEISKDAKEKQEASEHHLQIHEVYAKSVTFFQVAIAIAAISVLMRRRRFWYLSLVFGACGIGFFIRALLL encoded by the coding sequence ATGGAAGAAATCGAAGTTCCGACAGAACATCTGCATGAAGAAATGGGCGAACATGCAGCCCACTCAAAAGATAAATGGATTTCTCAAGTGGCGCTGAGCTCGGCCCTCATTGCGGTCTTTGCCGCGATCTCGGCCCTGCTTGCCGGGCACCACTCCAACGAGGCCATGATTGAGCAGATAAAAGCTTCTGATCAGTGGGCCTACTACCAGGCAAAAGGAGTTAAAAGCTCCCTGTTAAGTGCAAAAACTGAGATTCTCAGTGAGCTTGGTAAAACTCCTAAAGAAGCAGATCTTCACAAAGCCGAAGAATACAAAAAACAGCAAGAAGAGATCAGCAAAGACGCGAAAGAAAAACAAGAAGCCTCTGAGCATCACCTTCAGATTCACGAAGTGTATGCGAAGTCTGTGACGTTCTTTCAAGTGGCAATTGCGATTGCCGCGATTTCAGTTCTGATGAGACGCCGCCGCTTTTGGTATTTAAGTCTAGTGTTTGGTGCTTGCGGAATTGGTTTCTTTATCCGCGCACTTCTTCTGTAA
- a CDS encoding DUF1634 domain-containing protein, with protein MSDDKLLSLELKISILLRWGVMLAGAFMLIGWASMLDFTQNPLAAFQDYKGESLHDSLQNALTNHQWGLLIAYVGLVLLISLPLLRVLMTAVLFVKQKEKVLATIAFIVFATLILSFSLGIEL; from the coding sequence ATGAGCGACGATAAACTTTTAAGCCTGGAACTTAAGATATCTATACTGTTGCGATGGGGTGTTATGCTCGCCGGAGCTTTCATGCTGATCGGTTGGGCGTCCATGCTCGATTTCACACAAAATCCACTTGCCGCCTTTCAAGACTATAAAGGCGAAAGCCTCCATGACAGCTTACAAAACGCGCTCACAAATCATCAGTGGGGACTTTTAATCGCCTACGTAGGCCTTGTTCTCCTTATTAGTCTTCCGCTTTTGCGGGTTCTAATGACGGCGGTTCTTTTTGTTAAGCAAAAAGAGAAGGTCCTTGCGACCATTGCGTTTATTGTTTTTGCGACTTTGATTCTTAGCTTCTCACTCGGAATCGAACTTTAA
- a CDS encoding MCP four helix bundle domain-containing protein, with amino-acid sequence MSAIFPIFAFIAISALNINGLSKMGAMLTEAYTDVIPSLDDLGHMAASSQALSNHLWATLANPTDKDFRKDHVEKFKAAFAEYTKYQSAYEATPFSEEESKNYAKVKDKKEAFAKATETIAAELGKHSPEGDEKVREIFRDGWRTMANDISEVTEMNTAIYQKTSKENTIEKDDLYRQNLNITIFASAFAIFALIGILMWMAQRISHTVENIANALLTSGKYVTDSIQQLSATGQTLSQASTSAAASLEETVASLEEMSSMVKMNSDNAKQASALSQTSRDSAEQGEKEIHSLISSMHEISSSSKKIEEIITVIDDIAFQTNLLALNAAVEAARAGEQGKGFAVVADAVRSLAQKSAVAAKDISDLIKDSVQKIDRGTKIADHSGTVLNNIVISVKKVADLNHEISAASNEQSTGITQVGKAMNQLDQSTQMNAASAEEIAASAEELLQQSQNMQEKVQDLNAVILGFRENEIKTTPVVAPKAEKAPAIKTSETPKAKNNVVEFEMKKKPTPKVTAKSTAAAVIPFDEDEDPPEFNSNGPRGKVGTTDGF; translated from the coding sequence ATGTCTGCAATCTTCCCGATCTTTGCTTTCATTGCCATCTCAGCATTGAATATTAATGGCCTATCAAAAATGGGTGCCATGCTCACGGAAGCCTATACCGATGTGATCCCTTCACTGGATGATTTAGGGCATATGGCAGCAAGCAGCCAGGCTCTTTCAAATCATCTCTGGGCGACCCTTGCCAACCCTACTGACAAGGATTTCCGCAAAGATCATGTTGAAAAATTCAAAGCGGCGTTTGCGGAATACACAAAATACCAATCAGCCTACGAGGCAACGCCTTTTTCAGAAGAAGAGAGTAAGAACTACGCCAAGGTAAAAGACAAAAAAGAAGCCTTTGCTAAAGCAACAGAAACAATCGCTGCGGAGCTCGGCAAACACAGTCCTGAAGGCGATGAGAAAGTCCGCGAAATTTTCCGTGATGGCTGGCGCACCATGGCTAATGACATCAGCGAAGTCACTGAAATGAACACTGCTATTTACCAGAAAACTTCCAAGGAAAACACAATTGAGAAAGACGATCTCTATCGTCAGAACCTCAACATTACAATCTTTGCCTCCGCATTTGCGATTTTTGCTCTCATAGGGATCCTGATGTGGATGGCACAAAGAATTTCTCACACGGTTGAGAATATTGCAAACGCCCTTCTGACTTCAGGCAAATACGTGACAGACTCTATCCAACAGCTTTCAGCCACTGGCCAAACACTTTCTCAAGCATCTACTTCGGCGGCCGCATCCCTAGAAGAAACCGTGGCTTCTCTGGAGGAAATGTCTTCGATGGTGAAAATGAATTCGGACAACGCCAAGCAGGCTTCTGCATTATCACAAACTTCGCGCGACTCTGCCGAACAAGGTGAAAAGGAAATTCACTCCTTGATTTCTTCGATGCATGAGATTTCTTCATCTTCTAAAAAGATCGAAGAGATTATTACCGTCATCGACGATATCGCCTTTCAAACCAACTTGCTGGCACTGAACGCCGCGGTTGAGGCGGCCCGGGCCGGAGAACAAGGTAAAGGCTTTGCGGTCGTTGCCGACGCAGTTCGCTCGCTGGCGCAGAAAAGCGCCGTCGCCGCAAAAGACATCAGCGATCTTATCAAAGATTCGGTTCAAAAAATCGACCGCGGTACAAAGATCGCTGATCATAGCGGCACGGTTTTGAATAACATCGTTATATCAGTGAAAAAGGTCGCAGATCTCAATCACGAGATTTCAGCCGCCAGCAACGAACAGTCCACAGGCATTACTCAAGTGGGCAAAGCAATGAATCAACTTGATCAGTCGACTCAAATGAATGCGGCCTCTGCGGAAGAAATTGCAGCCTCCGCGGAAGAGCTTCTGCAGCAATCCCAAAACATGCAGGAAAAGGTTCAAGACCTTAACGCCGTGATCCTGGGATTCCGCGAAAATGAAATAAAAACCACTCCGGTGGTCGCGCCAAAAGCTGAAAAAGCACCGGCGATTAAAACGTCTGAGACGCCGAAGGCTAAAAACAATGTGGTTGAATTCGAGATGAAAAAGAAACCTACTCCGAAGGTCACGGCAAAAAGTACCGCGGCGGCTGTCATTCCTTTTGATGAAGACGAAGATCCGCCGGAGTTTAACTCAAACGGCCCTCGTGGCAAAGTCGGCACAACTGACGGCTTCTAG